AAACCGGCCGGGGCGTGACAAGCGAGCGTTGCGGTGTGCGGGTTTCAGGACCCGATTCGATCAAATCTCTTTCTTCGGTTGGTTTGCACATCATATAAGAACTCTTATATGATATTCGAACTCATACATTATTTGCGACGGATCGATGGTCTGCCGCAGTGCGAACCGAAGGAGATGCGTGCTATGTCCGAATGTCTGTTTCTTGCCGGAGCCACGGGCGCCATCGGGCGCCGGGTTGCGCCGCTGTTCGTTGCGGCCGGCTGGCGCGTGGTGGGCACCACACGTGCGCCGGAGAAGGCGCGTTTGCTGCGCGAGCTGGGCGTGGAACCGGTGGTCGTGGACGTGTTCGATGCGTTGGCGCTGCATGACGCGCTGGCGGCCGCACGGCCCCAGGTGGTGGTGCATCAACTAACGGATCTGCCGCCGGGTCTCGACCCCGCCCGCATGGCCGAAGCGGCACAGCGCAATGCGCGCATTCGCGACGAGGGCACGCGCAATCTGGTGGCCGCTGCGGTGGCGGCAGGGGCGCGGCGCCTGCTGGCGCAAAGCATCGGCTGGGCCTATGCGGAGGGTCCTTTGCCGCACGCCGAAGACGATCCGCTCGATACGGATTTCGACGGTCCACGCGGCGTCACGCTGCGCGGCGTGGCGAGCCTCGAGCGCCAGGTGCTCGAGGCGCCGCTGGACGCCATCGTGCTGCGCTATGGGCGGCTCTATGGTCCGGGCACCGGGTTCGATGCGGCGGCAGGCGCCGCGCCGATCCACATCGACGCGGCCGCGCACGCCACGGCACTCGCGTTGGCGCGTGGTACACCCGGCATCTACAACATCGCCGAAGACGATGGCACGCTAGCCTGCGACAAGGCGCAACGCGTGCTGGGCTGGAGCGCCGGCAGCGTGGTGGCGCAGTAGGCCAGCGGCCTAACGCCAACGCCGGATCGCTCCGTTCAAGCCTGGGCGGCTTCAACCGCCCACACCGACACCCCGGCCGAAGCAATCGCAAACCGGTGTTGCGAGCCCAGGCGCAAACGGGTGTCCTCGCTGGCGATATCGAAGAACGCACCGCCTATCTCCACACGGATATAACGCTCGCCGCGCCGCAGTTCGATGGCGTCGATGGTGCCCAGGTGAGGACCGTCAGGCGCCACCACCAGCGCGTGCGACGACACGCGCCACATCACCCGCCGGCCGGCGGCGATCGAATGCGCGGCCGTCGCGCTTGTCTTCACCCGCAGACCGTCGCCGATTTCGAGCACGCCGTCCTCGCGCATCACCCCTTCGCCGACGTTGTGCAGACCGAGCAGTTCCGCGACCCGCATCGTCGCGGGCTGTTCGTAGACCGTATCGATCGGACCCGCCTGCAGCACGCGTCCGGTTTCGATCACCAGCACTTCGTCGGCGAGCAGCGCGGCTTCGTCGGGATCGTGCGTGACGAGAATCGTCACCGCGGCGATCTCGCGCTGCAAGGCGCGCAACGACTGCTGCAAACGCCGGCGGCGCGGCGTATCGAGCGCGGCGAACGGCTCGTCGAACAGCAGGAGCTGACTGTGGCGCGTCAAGGCCCGCGCAAGCGCCACGCGCTGACGCTGACCGAACGAGAGCTGATGCGGCACCCGCCCGACCAGTGTGGCGAGGCCCAGATGGTCGAGCCAATAGCGCGCGCTGGCCGCGTCCGCATCCACCGGAAAGGTCAGTTGCCGAGCGACCGTCATATGCGGAAACAGGCCGTAGTCCTGCGGCATGTAGCCGATCTGGCGCCGCTCGGGCGGCAACGCATCCAGATCCGTCGTGCCGAGGCGAACCGAGCCGCTTTCGTTGGGCTCGAGTCCCGCGATCAGACGCAGCGCCAGCGATTTGCCGGAGCCCGACGGCCCGATGATGGCGAGACGCCGGGTGGCCGGCGCCCAGGCAATGTCGAGATCGAAGGCGCCGAGATGGCGGGTCAACCGGAAGGCGAGCCGTAGTGGAACGGCTTCGGCGGCCGGCGGCTGGCCGACGGGCTGGACGGCCTCGTCGCCGTTTTCAGGTTCGATCGCGCCGCTCTGGCGCCGGCTGTACAGCGACAACGCGGCGCAAACAATCGCGATGGTCAGCGTGGGCAGCAGCAAGGGCATCATGGCCGGCAAGCCCTGGCCGCCGAACACGACGTAGGTATAAACCGGCAGCGAATACGGGTGATACGCCACCATCACGGTTGCGCCGAATTCGCCGAAGGCACGCAGCCACGCCAGTGCAAGTCCTGCGCGTATGGCCGGCCACGCCGCGGGAAGGATGACGCGAAAAAACCGGCTGCCAGCATGATGGCCGAGCGTGGCGGCGACGTCGTCGAAGACCGGATCGACAGCGGCAAACGCCGACTTCGCCGCGATGATCAGGAACGGTGCGGCGACGAAGGTCTCCGCGAGCACGATGCCGGCAAACGAGTCGGTCAGCGTGCCGCCCGTCAGGCGGCCAATGCCGCTATACGGTCCGAGCAGAAACAGCAGCAGCACGCCGCTCGTGAGCGGCGGCAGCGCGAGCGGCAACTGCACGACAAAGCCGAGCACCGCGACCTTGCGCGAGTTGGAGCGCGCCAGAAAATAGCCGAGCGGCACGCCGCCCAGCAGGATCACCAGCGAGGCGACGCTCGCGCTCGCCGCGGAGACGCCCACTGCCGACCAGGTGGCGTGCCAGTCGACGCTGGCCCAGTCGGCCGCGCCGAGCTGGGGCACGCTGGCGATGAACGGCGCACACAGATACGCCGCGAGCAACGCGGCCAGCCAGAAAAGCGGCCGGGCCGCGATGCGCTTCATGCCGTTACTGCGCTGCGTCGATCACGGCCTGCACCGAGGGCGGAACCGCCTGCCCATTGCCGGTGACAACAGGCTTGATCACGTCCACGCCATGCTGCTTCAACAGCGCGCGACCTTGCTCGCTCAGCAGGAAATCGACGAAGCGCGCGGCGCCTGCGTTGTTCGGCGCGTCGCTGAGGATCGTCAGCGTGTAGCTGGCCTTGGCCGCCAGTTCGGGAGCGGGCTGGAACGCGGGGATCTTCAGGTCCGACGTTTCGGTGGAGTAGAAGAAGCCGGCGTCGAGCTGGCCCGATTGCAGGCGTCCGACGAGCGTTTCTTCAGGCAATACCTGAGCGGGATTCTCCGCGTCGCCAAGCGTCTTTTCGACGAGATCCGGTTGATGGTAGAGCTCGGCTGCCTTCGTCATCATTTCAACCGTGAACGCGCCCTTCGGATCGAGCTTCGGATCCGTGCGGCCGATACGGATACCCGGCTCTTGCAGCACCTGCTCCCAGCGCTTCGTCTTGAAGTCGGCGGCGAACTTGCTCTTCGGGTTGTAGCCGATCATCAACGGCGACTCGGCGAAGTTGACGTACCAGCTCACATGGTCGCCGTTCTCGGCGCCCATCAGGCTCTGGTTGACCTTCGGACTTGCGCTGATGAACACGTCGCCACGGCGCAGCTTGCCCTTGATTTCGTTGGCGATCTTGTTCGAACCCGCCGCGTAGCCGCGGAACTGCAGACCGGTGGATTTCTCGAAAGCGGGTCCGACGCTGCGCTCCATCAGGTTGACCAGCGAGCCGGCGTACAGCACGTTGACGGTGTTGTCCTGGGCGAAACTGGGGGTGGCGGCCGCCATGCTGGCGACTATTGTGAAAGATGCGAGCAGCTTGCGAATCATGCCATTTCCCGTAGCGTTATAAAGAACGCTATATTACGACGCCGCAGCGGAATGTGGGTCGAATCGCCCGCCGCCGGGCATGGCCTTGACGATATATCCGGTATGTCGCACGCCCATCCGCCGGGCTGGGCGGAGCGCGGCGTAATATATGCCAGAATACAGCGTAGCGAGGGGCGTGGCGCGCTGTGTGGCGTGCTTTGTGGCGTGTTATGCGACGCATGCGCCGAGGCCGGTGCCGCGCGCGGTCATGCGTCCTTATGACGCGTTCTTTCGCGCGCTTTGTGCGTGCCTTGTGCTGGAACCATGCCGTACCCAATGCCGGAGGAGGATCTGCAAGCATGGAACTGATGAATCTGGGCGTCGGACCGGCGCCCCTGGTGCCCGAGGCGGCCGCCGGCGATTTCGTCCTGACCGGCCATGTGCTGCGTCCGTTGTCCTTATCCGTGGAACAGCTGCGCGGCTACAGCAGCATGCTGGCCGCGCCGTTCGACCTGCGCTGCTTTACGACCAACCGCTATATTCGCCGTGTGGGCCGGTACCGTGGCGTGGGCCTGACCGACCTGATCTCGGAGGCCGGTTTGCGTAACGATGCGCCGGGCGATTTCAAGCGGATGGTGTTCGTCGCCGCCGCGCACGACGGCTATGCGGTGACCTTCTCGTGGCACGAACTGTTCAATACGCCGGTGGGTGCGAGCGCGCTGATCGCCTATGAATGCGACGGCGAGCCCTTGAGCGTCGAAGACGGCGCGCCGGTCCTGTTTTCCGGCGCGGACATCATGGCGGCGCCGCGGCATGTCAAGCGGCTGAGGCGGATCGACGTGCAGGTGCTGCGCCCGCTGTAGTGCATTGGCAAGTTTCGCGTGGGGGGCAGGCGCCCACGCGGTTGGAGGTACCTGGGCGCCCATGCCCCAGCGGTTCAATTTGTGGGGTTCGCCCACGGGTCTTTGTAGAAAGTCTTCCCTTTGTCAACGACACCGAGTGCCTGCAAAGTATCGTTGATGGCATCCAGCAAACCAACGTCTTCTGCGGTAGCTTTTTTTTGCTGTACCCGCCGCAGTGCCAGAAAAAACGCTAACTTTCCAAATGAGACCTCGTCAGTGGCGCTCCCTCCCTTGACGATCTTCGCAGCACACTCGTTGATCTTGTCTTCCACAAGCTGAGCCAGTTCCATACTATTCTCCGCGACAACCTAGTGTCAAAACAGGTTAAGAGGGTCCCGCCTTCCATTCATTCAATATGGACAACGAATGTTTTTTGGGGGGCTGCGCCTAAAAAACACGCAGAAATGGTTCGGCAGGAAATGCATTGTGCGATGACATCCAGCGAACGCCATACGCAGCGAAACCCGGTGTGCCGATAGACCAAGTATAGCGATTGATGGCGCTGGCGCTCATCGTGCGACGACTCGTCACGGCTTCCTGACGGGCGCTCCGCAGTCGTACGCCAATGAGTCACCTCGCCACAGTTGCCGCGCGTGCGCGGTCAAGGTTTTCGAGTGTTGCCTCGCGGGCGGCTTCGTGTATGCTTTCGCGCATGGCTGAATCCGCGAAAACCAGATCCGTCCCGGCGAAAAATGTCGGCGTCAAAACAGGCAATCGAGCAGGCAATCGAGCCGGCACTAAAACTGTCGCCCGAGTTGACGCCGGGGCCCCGACCCCAACCGCCTCCCCGGCCCGCACCAGAACGCGGCCCGAGGTGCGTTTCCGCATGCGCATTCGCAAGGGCGATACCGTGGCGCTCGGACCGGGCAAGGTCGAATTGCTCGAAGCGGTGCGCGAGCACGGTTCGATCTCGGCTGCGGCGCGCAGTCTCGACATGTCGTACCGGCGTGCCTGGTTGCTGATCGACGAGTTGAACCAGTCGCTCAAGTCGCCGGCGACAGTGTCGGAACAGGGCGGGCAGAGCGGCGGCGGCTGCGTGCTGACGCAGGTCGGCGAGAACATCGTGCGTCTCTATCGCGGTGTCGAGGCGCAAGCCGAAGCGGCCTGTGCCAAACAGATCGACGAGCTGATCCGGTTGATCCGGGCCTGACGCGGCTTGCCGCAAGGTCAGGCGAACTCAACGCGCCTCAGCCGCGCACTTACCCGTGCCTTAGCCGTGCCGCAGGCAAAACGCCGAGGGCGGTCGCGCGCTTGCCGCGGCGTTCTGCGCCGCGCTCCGATCGCTTTGCAGGCGCGAGAACAAATCGATAAAACTGGCGACGCTCGCCGTGCGCAGCGGGTGATAGTCCACCTGATGACGCTCGCATACCCGCTTGAGCATATTCATCGAATCGTGATCGATGCAGTCCACCGGGAAGACCACCAGGTCGGCGCCGGGCAGCGCAGCCGCCAGCAGGCCTTTGCGATCTTCCACCCCGCCGTCGTGCACGACCAGTTCGCCACCGGCCGACGCCACCAGCGCCTTGAGCGCCGCGTTCGAACCGGGCCGGCCGCCGACATACACCACCCGCTTGCCCGCCACATCCGCGAGTCCCGCACGGCGCGCGTCCGGCCGATCCAGCGCATCGAGCGTCGCCCGCTCGAGCGCATGGCATTCCGCCTGAACCGTCTTCAGCAAGTCGAGCGCCTGATCGCGGCTCTCGCGCAGCGCCTCGGCCGTTTCCTGCTCCTGCAGCGCGCGCTGTTCCGCGGCTTCGCGGCGGCTCGTGTGCAGCGCGAGCCGCTGGTCGGCTTCCGCGAGTTTCTCCTGCAAGGCCTTGACCTCATCCGCGAGGCCGGCGGTGTCGTTCGACCCCTGGCGGCTCGCCTGGGCCGTCAGTTTGACGATCTGTTCGCTTAGCTGCGCGGTGACCGCATCGCGCTGCGTGCTGATCTCATGCAGGCGGCTCTGTTGCCGCTCAATCTTGTCCCGCAGCGCGGCGTTTTCCTCTTCGAGCGCCACGAGGCGCCGGATGTCCGCGCGATTCGCCGCGCCCACCAGGTGCGACAGCATATGCAGTTCGCCGAAGGCCGCCTGACGAACCGGCATCGTGGCGTACGGGTGGGTCATCAGCGCCCAGTAGGCCGGTGGAATGTCGCCGTTCTTGAGCGACTCGTTCCACAGCGCCAGCACCGCCTCTTCATCGCGCGCCTGCTCGAAGCGGCGGATGGCGCCGGCATAGCGTTCGTCGAGCGCCTTGTGCAGCGCCTTGCCGCCCGCGCCGCCCGCAATGGCGAGTTCGACCGCGGCGTGGTGAATCTCCAGGTCGCTGGCCTGCTGGCGATCGAGATCGGTGAAGCGCGGCACCAGCTTGCGCAATTCGTGCGTGCTGAGGCAGGTTCCGATGACCGAGCAATGCAGATGGGGATCGAGCTCCGCCAGCCGGGTGCGGCGCTTCGAGCCGGCGAGTTGCGCGGCGGAGGGCGGCGCGCAGCAGGCGTCGGCCGCGCGCAGACGGGTGCCGGCGCTATCGTCGGCGCGGCTGGCGTCGGCGGTTCGGGCGAGGCGAAATGGGGGAGCTTGCATGATGACCTCGAATCCGGTTCCGGTGTCAGGACTCGCCGGCGAGATGCACCGGATGACCTCGAGGCTGCCACCATCAATCACAGTACCGCAATATATCATCGAATATAGCGGTGGGCAGAGGGCGGGCGGCCCGGTGGCGTACCCCTAGACGTCGGAAGACAGCGCCAGCGGCGCCCTGGCGTGCTGCTCCAGCACATGCTCGACGCACAGGCCCACGAAGGTCGCGTCGAGACGCTCCAGTTCCGCGGCGGCCTTGCGCAGCGCGGCGTGGTTGTTGCTATGGGCGTCGGAGAAGATCGCGTCGCGCAGTTGTTCCGCCGAGCGCGCTTCTTCGACCGCCGTCCTCAACTCGGAAAAGCGCCTGAAACCGGCCGCCTTGCCTTGCTCGGCGAGGATCGACAGCAACTGGTTGAAGGAAGGCGAGCCTGAGGCGCCGGCCGACGGGAAACTGCCCTGGCCGTCGGCAAACATCTGCACAAAGCGCAACACGCTGCCGTAAAGGCGTCTGAAAGCATCGACGACGTCACGGATCAGTTCCGCGCGCCCACGGTCGGGCGCGACTTTCAACGCGGTGATCGTGGTTGAAAGGCTCTTCGCGGACCGGTCGCGGCGTTCCGATGCGTCGGACAGGGTGGATCGACTGCGCACCAATCTGGGCTCCGGGAGTTGTCTTGGAAGGGGTGTCCTGCAACGTTGGCCGAGCGTGTCGGGGCGCATGAATCGTTGTACGCGCCGGTCGACCGCTGCCAACCGTCATATTCCGTAGGATATAACGAATGGCCGCGCAAGTGGTAGACGCTGCGCCGGCGAGTACTGCGCTGCTGATGGCTTGCTGTAGCCCGCGCGGCTGCGGGGAGCGGCCGGACAGGTTGGGCACGCAACGGCACGCAGCGGCGCGCTCGGGCAACTGGCCCGCCCAAGGTAGTGGCCGCTCTCCAGAGAGACGCATGAGTTTGAATGGCACAATGCAGAACCTGCAGTGCGTTTGCCGGTGCTGTTCAGACTCGTACGGTCGTGAGGAGAAGGTCCATGGCGTTTTCCGCTTTGCTCGTGTTTGCGCTGGCCTTGGGTGTCGCGGCGGCGTCGCCCGGTCCGGGTATCGCCGCGCTCGTCTCGCGTGTGCTGACACACGGTTTCCGTGACGTGCTGCCGTTTCTCGTCGCCATGTGGCTCAGCGAGGTCGTGTGGCTCACCTGTGCGGTGGCCGGCCTGGCGGTGATTGCCCGCACCTTCGCACTGCTGTTCACGATCCTGAAGTTTGCCGGCGTCGCCTACCTGCTGTTTCTCGCCTGGAAAATGTGGTTTGCGCCCATCGGTGGCGAAGAAGCGCATCTGCCGAGCGGGCAATCGCCGTCACGCATGTTCCTTGCGGGCCTGACGATCGGTTTCAGCAATCCGAAAGTCATGGTTTTCTATCTTGCGCTGTTGCCCACCCTCGTGGATATTTCGCGTGTGAGCGTGTTCGCCTGGTTCGAACTGACATTGACGGCGCTCGCCGTCCTGATCACGGTAGATCTTGCCTGGACGCTGCTCGCCGCGCGTGCGCGCAAGCTGCTGACAGGCCGGCGCGCGGCCAGAATCGCCAGGCGGGCGAGCGCGACGATGATGGCAGGCGCAGCGGTGGCGATTGCCACACGCTAGTGCGTCCTTGCGACGCCTTTTCCAGACTCCAATCCGTTTCAAACGGGAACAACACTAACGATGAGTCATCCCCACACCGAGTTGATCGAACGCTTCTATGAAGCCTTCCAGAAGTGCGACGCCGAAGCCATGGGCGCGTGCTATGCCGACGACGTCGTCTTCAGCGATCCCGTCTTCGGCGAGCTGCGCGGTGAAGAAGCGCGCGACATGTGGCGCATGCTGGTGCAGCGCGCCCAGGCGTTTTCGCTGACGTTCGACGCCGTCGAGGCCAACGAGCGCACCGGGCGTGCCCATTGGGTGGCGCGTTATCTGTTCAGCCAGACCGGCCGCAGCGTGGTCAACCGGATCGACGCGCAGTTCGTGTTCCGCGACGGCCGCATTGCCGAGCATCGCGATACCTTCGATCTGTGGCGCTGGTCGCGCCAGGCACTGGGATTCAAGGGGATGTTGCTGGGGTGGACACCTTTCGTGCAACGGGCGATCCGCGCGCAGGCGAGAAAGGGCCTCGATGCTTACCGGGCGAGGCGCGCCTGAGATATCACCGCGCGGCGCTGCGAGGCTGGCCATCCGGCCTACTTGCAGGAGATCGGGCAGATGATGCAGTATTTCGTCAGCAGGCGCGCCGTGTCCGAGCGGCGATTCGCTGTGGTTCACGGCGATGGGCGGGGCGCGCCGAATCATCAAGATCAAAGGGACGAATAGCTATGCCTGTCGTGGATGCGGCCTGGGAGGATTGGCTGGCCACCAATGCGAAGCGCGGCTGCACCGTGGATTCGATGGTGGAAGCGATGGTTGGGGCGGGTTTCGATTCGCTGTCGGCGAGCGCGGCGGTGCAGCGCGCGCTCGGCGCTGGCTTGGGCGGAGCGAGGACGGCCGAGGCCGAAGGCGGTACCCAGGCGCGCCTCGTCAAGGCGGCGCCGGCCGATTACCAGTACGATGCGTCGCCGGTGCCGGGCGGCAATCTGATCCGCGCGTTCGACCGCGACGTGAAGGTGCTGATGCGTTGCGAGCGGCCGCAAGTGATCGTCTTTGGCGACGTGCTCTCGCCCGACGAGTGCGCCGAGATGATCGAGCGTTCGCGGCACCGACTCAAGCGTTCGACCACGGTCAACCCGGAGACGGGCCAGGAAGACGTGATCCGCAACCGCACCAGCGAGGGCATCTGGTTTCAGCGCGGGGAAGATGCGTTCATCGAACGTATCGACCAGCGGATCGCCAGCCTGATGAACTGGCCGGTCGAGAACGGTGAAGGCCTGCAGATTCTGCACTACAACACGAGCGGCGAATACCGCCCGCACTTCGACTATTTTCCGCCGGATCAGCAGGGCAGCGCTGTGCATACGGCACGCGGCGGCCAACGGGTGGCGACGCTCATCGTCTACCTCAACGATGTCGAGAACGGCGGAGAGACGATTTTTCCGGAGGCGGGGTTGTCGGTTGCCGGCAGACAGGGCGGTGCGGTGTATTTCCGCTACCTGAACGGCTTGCGGCAACTCGATCCGCTCACCCTGCACGGCGGTGCGCCGGTGCTGGGCGGCGAGAAATGGATCATGACGAAGTGGATGCGGGAGCGGGAGTACCGGTAATGCGCGGAGGGCTCACACGAGCCCTCCGTCAACCGTCCGCCAAGGCCCGCCAAACTTACCCGGCTTGCAGCGCCTTGCCGCGCTCGGCGTCCTGGCCGACTTCGCGCAGCACCGCATCGAAGAAATGCGCTTGCGCGTCGGCATCCGAGCGCGCGTAAGCACGGTTGATCCCGCTGATCACGGCGCGGATCGACGCCGTAATCAGGTTCGCGTCGATGCCCACGCCGAACGCGTTCCCCACCACTTGCGCGCCGGCCATTTCGGCAATCGCAATGGCTTTGGCGTCGGCGCCTTGCGTGAGCGCGCGTTCCTCGTAGTGCTGGATCCGCACAGGGGTGCGCAGCGCGTGCATCAGCGCGTCGAGCGGGCCGTTGCCTTCACCGGCCAGCACCGTGCGCACGCCGGCGATGTCCACCGTCAGCTTGATGCGTTCGCGGCCGCCGTCTTCCGAGAGTGCATGGCCGATGTAGCGCAGCGGGGCGACGCTGCGCACGTACTCGTCCTGGAACACTTCCCAGATCTGCTGGGCGCTGACTTCCTGGCCGCTGTCGTCGGTGACCCGCTGGACAGCCGAGCTGAAGTCCACCTGCAGACGGCGCGGCAGCACCACACCATGGGTCTGCTCGAGCAGATAGGCGATGCCGCCTTTGCCCGACTGGCTGTTGACGCGGATGATCGAATCGTAGGTGCGGCCCAGATCGCGCGGGTCGACCGGCAGATAGGGCATTTCCCACACCGCATCGTCCTTCTGCACGGCAAAGCCTTTCTTGATGGCGTCCTGGTGCGAGCCGGAGAAGGCCGTGAATACCAGGTCTCCAACATACGGATGGCGCGGGTGCACCGGCAATTGCGTGCATTCCTCGGCGGTGCGGGCGACTTCGTTGATATGCGAGAAGTCGAGGCCAGGATCGACGCCTTGCGTGTACAGATTGAGCGCGAGCGTGACGAGGTCCACGTTACCGGTGCGTTCGCCGTTGCCGAACAGGCACCCTTCGATGCGGTCGGCGCCGGCCATTACGGCCAGTTCCGCCGCCGCGACCGCCGTGCCGCGATCGTTGTGCGGATGGACCGACAGCAGCAGCGAGTCGCGTCGCGCGAGGTTGCGATGCATCCACTCGATCTGGTCGGCGTAGAAATTCGGCGTGCCGATTTCGACGGTGGCCGGCAGGTTGACGATGGCCTTGCGCTCGGGCGTCGGCTGCCAGACGTCGAAGACCGCGTCGCAGACTTCCTTGGCGAAATCGAGTTCGGTGGCCGTGAAGGTCTCCGGGCTGTATTGCAGCGTGAAGGCCGTTTCCGGCGTCGCGTCCACCAGACGCTTCATCGTGCGCGCGGCGTTCACAGCCAGTTGCTTGACGCCATCGCGCTCGAGTCCGAAGACGATCTTGCGGAATTCCGGCGCGGTGGCGTTGTACAGGTGGACGATCGCACGCGGAACGCCGCGCAGCGATTCGAAGGTGCGTTCGATCAGGTCGTCGCGCGCCTGGGTGAGCACTTCGATCGTCACGTCGTCGGGGATATGGCCGCCTTCGATCAGCTCGCGCACGAAATTGAAGTCGGTGTCCGACGCCGACGGGAAAGCGACTTCAATCTCCTTGAAGCCGATTTGCACCAGCGTCTTGAACATGCGCATCTTGCGCTGGGCGTTCATCGGCTCGAACAAGGCCTGATTGCCGTCGCGCAGATCGGTGCTCATCCAGATCGGCGCATGCGTGATGGTGCGCGAGGGCCAGGTGCGATCCGGCAAGTTGACGGGAGTGAAGGGGCGGTACTTGGTGGCGGGATTTTTCAACATGATGGGCTCGTGTGGGTTCAGAAAAGACGTGAAGGGATCGAAACGAAGAGAGGCAAAGACGGACGGTGCGACGACGCGTGACAGCGCTGGCCTCGCTGGCCAACCGGGCCACTGACCGTGCGCGAAGACTGGGCCGGCCGCGTCGACGTTGCGGCAGCCCGGCAAAGCAAAGAAGGAATTCTGTAGTGGTTCATCAGTCCGTTGCCCGGTGAGCAATCCATGGAGCGTGAAAGGAACGAGACGAAGCACGGCCGCCGGTTGGCAACCGGGGCAAGGTCAGCAAAGCTTGGGAGTTAGTGACGCTTCAGTTGCGTTAGCAGGAAGCGCGTAGCAGCAGACCTAGCCCGGTAGAGCGGGCTAGTAGTAGGAGGGATAGCAGGGTCTGTGCGCGGAACATGGCCGTAATGGAATCACAAACGGCGAGGCGAGTCAAGCAATGCTTGCGCGGTGCGTCAGGGCGGGCAGTCATGTGGACGGCCAGGTTCATTGGCCCGCCGTGTTGCCAAGCGGGCGCGTGGACAGGTCCTTGAGCGCCGTCCAGCAGTTGCTGTAACCCATGCGCAGGATCATCAGGCCGATCACGCCGGCGGCGACGTGATCGAGCATCGGCAAGCCGGCCATGCTGCCGATAATCCCCAGCGTCGCGACCAGCGCGGAGAACGCATCGAGCCGGGCATGCCATGCGCTGGCGAGCAGAATGCTGGAGTGGGTTCGATGTGCTTCGGCGCGCATGTAGCGGAACAGCGCTTCCTTGGCGAACATCACGAAGAGGGCGACGATGAGCGCGCTTGCCCGC
Above is a genomic segment from Paraburkholderia phenazinium containing:
- a CDS encoding NAD-dependent epimerase/dehydratase family protein, yielding MSECLFLAGATGAIGRRVAPLFVAAGWRVVGTTRAPEKARLLRELGVEPVVVDVFDALALHDALAAARPQVVVHQLTDLPPGLDPARMAEAAQRNARIRDEGTRNLVAAAVAAGARRLLAQSIGWAYAEGPLPHAEDDPLDTDFDGPRGVTLRGVASLERQVLEAPLDAIVLRYGRLYGPGTGFDAAAGAAPIHIDAAAHATALALARGTPGIYNIAEDDGTLACDKAQRVLGWSAGSVVAQ
- a CDS encoding ABC transporter ATP-binding protein/permease, whose product is MKRIAARPLFWLAALLAAYLCAPFIASVPQLGAADWASVDWHATWSAVGVSAASASVASLVILLGGVPLGYFLARSNSRKVAVLGFVVQLPLALPPLTSGVLLLFLLGPYSGIGRLTGGTLTDSFAGIVLAETFVAAPFLIIAAKSAFAAVDPVFDDVAATLGHHAGSRFFRVILPAAWPAIRAGLALAWLRAFGEFGATVMVAYHPYSLPVYTYVVFGGQGLPAMMPLLLPTLTIAIVCAALSLYSRRQSGAIEPENGDEAVQPVGQPPAAEAVPLRLAFRLTRHLGAFDLDIAWAPATRRLAIIGPSGSGKSLALRLIAGLEPNESGSVRLGTTDLDALPPERRQIGYMPQDYGLFPHMTVARQLTFPVDADAASARYWLDHLGLATLVGRVPHQLSFGQRQRVALARALTRHSQLLLFDEPFAALDTPRRRRLQQSLRALQREIAAVTILVTHDPDEAALLADEVLVIETGRVLQAGPIDTVYEQPATMRVAELLGLHNVGEGVMREDGVLEIGDGLRVKTSATAAHSIAAGRRVMWRVSSHALVVAPDGPHLGTIDAIELRRGERYIRVEIGGAFFDIASEDTRLRLGSQHRFAIASAGVSVWAVEAAQA
- a CDS encoding extracellular solute-binding protein, with the translated sequence MIRKLLASFTIVASMAAATPSFAQDNTVNVLYAGSLVNLMERSVGPAFEKSTGLQFRGYAAGSNKIANEIKGKLRRGDVFISASPKVNQSLMGAENGDHVSWYVNFAESPLMIGYNPKSKFAADFKTKRWEQVLQEPGIRIGRTDPKLDPKGAFTVEMMTKAAELYHQPDLVEKTLGDAENPAQVLPEETLVGRLQSGQLDAGFFYSTETSDLKIPAFQPAPELAAKASYTLTILSDAPNNAGAARFVDFLLSEQGRALLKQHGVDVIKPVVTGNGQAVPPSVQAVIDAAQ
- a CDS encoding molybdopterin-dependent oxidoreductase; amino-acid sequence: MNLGVGPAPLVPEAAAGDFVLTGHVLRPLSLSVEQLRGYSSMLAAPFDLRCFTTNRYIRRVGRYRGVGLTDLISEAGLRNDAPGDFKRMVFVAAAHDGYAVTFSWHELFNTPVGASALIAYECDGEPLSVEDGAPVLFSGADIMAAPRHVKRLRRIDVQVLRPL
- a CDS encoding winged helix-turn-helix domain-containing protein, producing the protein MRIRKGDTVALGPGKVELLEAVREHGSISAAARSLDMSYRRAWLLIDELNQSLKSPATVSEQGGQSGGGCVLTQVGENIVRLYRGVEAQAEAACAKQIDELIRLIRA
- a CDS encoding DUF2325 domain-containing protein; protein product: MQAPPFRLARTADASRADDSAGTRLRAADACCAPPSAAQLAGSKRRTRLAELDPHLHCSVIGTCLSTHELRKLVPRFTDLDRQQASDLEIHHAAVELAIAGGAGGKALHKALDERYAGAIRRFEQARDEEAVLALWNESLKNGDIPPAYWALMTHPYATMPVRQAAFGELHMLSHLVGAANRADIRRLVALEEENAALRDKIERQQSRLHEISTQRDAVTAQLSEQIVKLTAQASRQGSNDTAGLADEVKALQEKLAEADQRLALHTSRREAAEQRALQEQETAEALRESRDQALDLLKTVQAECHALERATLDALDRPDARRAGLADVAGKRVVYVGGRPGSNAALKALVASAGGELVVHDGGVEDRKGLLAAALPGADLVVFPVDCIDHDSMNMLKRVCERHQVDYHPLRTASVASFIDLFSRLQSDRSAAQNAAASARPPSAFCLRHG
- a CDS encoding LysE family translocator, whose amino-acid sequence is MAFSALLVFALALGVAAASPGPGIAALVSRVLTHGFRDVLPFLVAMWLSEVVWLTCAVAGLAVIARTFALLFTILKFAGVAYLLFLAWKMWFAPIGGEEAHLPSGQSPSRMFLAGLTIGFSNPKVMVFYLALLPTLVDISRVSVFAWFELTLTALAVLITVDLAWTLLAARARKLLTGRRAARIARRASATMMAGAAVAIATR
- a CDS encoding nuclear transport factor 2 family protein: MSHPHTELIERFYEAFQKCDAEAMGACYADDVVFSDPVFGELRGEEARDMWRMLVQRAQAFSLTFDAVEANERTGRAHWVARYLFSQTGRSVVNRIDAQFVFRDGRIAEHRDTFDLWRWSRQALGFKGMLLGWTPFVQRAIRAQARKGLDAYRARRA
- a CDS encoding 2OG-Fe(II) oxygenase, with protein sequence MPVVDAAWEDWLATNAKRGCTVDSMVEAMVGAGFDSLSASAAVQRALGAGLGGARTAEAEGGTQARLVKAAPADYQYDASPVPGGNLIRAFDRDVKVLMRCERPQVIVFGDVLSPDECAEMIERSRHRLKRSTTVNPETGQEDVIRNRTSEGIWFQRGEDAFIERIDQRIASLMNWPVENGEGLQILHYNTSGEYRPHFDYFPPDQQGSAVHTARGGQRVATLIVYLNDVENGGETIFPEAGLSVAGRQGGAVYFRYLNGLRQLDPLTLHGGAPVLGGEKWIMTKWMREREYR